A portion of the Wolbachia endosymbiont of Oedothorax gibbosus genome contains these proteins:
- a CDS encoding DUF721 domain-containing protein: MLKRSGPKKLKSIIENYALKCMKNKISKNEIRLILNWQNIVGKEIAECTKPKKISYAQNINSGVLHLVVTNGSKALEIQHMISLIIEKITIFFGYKAVYGIKIKQESIDYLTI; encoded by the coding sequence ATGCTCAAACGTAGCGGTCCAAAAAAATTAAAGTCTATAATAGAAAATTATGCATTAAAATGCATGAAAAATAAGATTAGCAAAAATGAAATACGTCTGATTTTAAACTGGCAAAATATAGTAGGGAAAGAAATAGCAGAGTGTACAAAACCGAAAAAAATCTCATATGCACAGAATATAAATTCGGGTGTGTTGCATCTGGTAGTAACAAATGGCAGTAAAGCATTGGAAATTCAGCATATGATTTCTCTTATAATAGAAAAAATTACGATATTTTTTGGTTATAAAGCAGTATATGGTATAAAAATTAAGCAAGAGAGTATTGACTATTTGACTATATAA
- a CDS encoding FtsW/RodA/SpoVE family cell cycle protein: protein MNIKLWYRTLDYYLILPVFFLLTISFILVYSASPVIAQRLFLPQDYFIRRHTIYIVLSLITLVTFSFLNTRTILNLSFAGFILFTILVAIAIILGIEVKGAKRWLHIVKISVQPSEFVRPFFSVVIASILASGMKFKMHISIIIFLLVFVLLLLQPDFSMSMLLTYSFIGQMFIACIPFLYFLCIIGMATTGTTIAYLCLPHIKQRIYNFVFFTQRDNFQVTKSLEAFKRGQLTGVGPGEGSVKASLPDCHTDFVFSVLAEEFGLITCLATLMLFGIISARLLYVAYRENELFNLLVILGISMQFITQFIINIGVTLSIFPTTGITLPLLSYGGSSLLSSSIALGIMLSFSRNQAIASRALESMLTNYNVIPPYLRSR, encoded by the coding sequence ATGAATATTAAACTCTGGTATAGAACGCTGGATTATTATCTCATCCTTCCAGTGTTTTTTTTGCTCACTATAAGCTTCATTCTTGTTTATTCAGCAAGCCCTGTAATTGCGCAGCGTCTTTTTCTACCACAGGATTATTTTATACGGCGCCATACAATTTATATAGTCCTGTCACTAATTACCTTGGTGACATTTTCTTTTCTCAACACAAGAACTATACTTAACCTCTCGTTCGCAGGTTTCATTTTATTTACTATTCTAGTAGCAATTGCGATAATACTTGGTATAGAGGTAAAAGGTGCGAAACGATGGTTACATATTGTCAAAATTTCTGTTCAACCATCTGAGTTCGTAAGGCCATTTTTTTCTGTTGTTATAGCTAGTATCTTGGCCAGCGGAATGAAGTTTAAAATGCACATATCAATCATAATATTTCTGTTAGTTTTTGTGTTGTTACTTTTGCAACCTGATTTCAGTATGTCCATGCTTTTAACATATTCTTTTATTGGTCAAATGTTTATTGCATGTATACCATTTTTATACTTTCTATGCATAATAGGAATGGCCACAACTGGAACTACAATAGCTTACTTATGCCTCCCACATATAAAGCAAAGGATTTACAATTTTGTCTTTTTTACGCAGCGCGATAACTTTCAAGTCACAAAATCATTAGAAGCATTCAAAAGAGGTCAATTAACCGGAGTTGGACCTGGTGAAGGTAGCGTAAAAGCCTCTCTTCCTGATTGTCATACAGATTTTGTGTTTTCTGTTTTAGCAGAAGAATTTGGTTTGATTACGTGCTTAGCTACATTGATGTTATTTGGTATCATTTCCGCCCGCTTGCTTTACGTTGCATATAGGGAAAATGAATTATTTAATCTGTTAGTGATTCTCGGTATCTCAATGCAATTCATCACACAATTCATAATAAACATAGGAGTAACATTGAGTATTTTTCCCACCACCGGCATAACCCTGCCACTACTTAGCTATGGTGGCTCTTCTCTTTTATCTTCAAGTATCGCACTTGGCATAATGTTATCTTTCAGTAGAAATCAAGCTATTGCTTCGAGAGCGTTGGAAAGTATGCTAACCAATTACAACGTTATACCGCCTTATCTGAGATCCCGCTAA
- the rpmB gene encoding 50S ribosomal protein L28 — translation MSRVCELTNRKKSFGNKVSHSNRKTKRTFLLNLHKVTLTSDILNKKFRFRVATRTLRTIDYKGDLDAFLLNTRTIKLSEKAQKIKRRLKKVLVKQEVELAVSDA, via the coding sequence GTGAGTAGAGTTTGTGAATTAACAAATAGAAAAAAATCTTTTGGTAATAAGGTATCACATTCGAATCGTAAAACAAAGCGTACCTTTCTTTTAAATTTACATAAGGTTACGTTGACAAGTGATATATTAAATAAAAAGTTTAGATTTCGTGTGGCAACAAGAACTTTGAGAACTATAGATTACAAAGGTGATTTGGATGCTTTTTTGCTCAATACAAGAACGATTAAACTAAGTGAGAAAGCGCAGAAGATAAAAAGAAGGTTGAAAAAAGTTTTAGTAAAGCAAGAGGTAGAGTTAGCCGTTTCAGATGCATAG
- the ubiE gene encoding bifunctional demethylmenaquinone methyltransferase/2-methoxy-6-polyprenyl-1,4-benzoquinol methylase UbiE: MSTIKIKKKSQLVKEVFDSVANRYDTMNDIMSLGMHRLWKDKMVNSVHFIKNSQVLDVAGGTGDIAIRIVRKEPSAKVTVCDINQNMLSRGRDKAINSNQINFDWVCANAESLPFEDSEFDYCTIAFGIRNVSDRKKALNEAHRVLKPHGKFICLEFAPMHYQNEIFTKLYDLYSFKVIPQIGSIVAKDKSSYEYLVKSIREFPTQADFKMEIEEVGFKNVEFHNMSYGIVALHIGTK; this comes from the coding sequence ATGTCTACTATAAAAATCAAGAAGAAATCGCAATTAGTTAAAGAGGTATTCGACTCCGTAGCAAATCGCTACGACACCATGAATGATATAATGAGCCTAGGAATGCACAGATTATGGAAAGATAAAATGGTAAATAGTGTGCATTTTATAAAAAACTCTCAGGTTTTAGATGTTGCTGGAGGAACTGGAGATATAGCAATAAGAATAGTAAGAAAAGAGCCAAGTGCTAAGGTTACAGTGTGCGATATAAATCAAAATATGCTAAGCAGAGGACGTGATAAAGCTATAAATTCAAACCAAATTAATTTTGATTGGGTATGTGCAAATGCAGAAAGTTTACCATTTGAAGACTCCGAATTTGATTATTGCACAATAGCTTTTGGCATTCGAAATGTTTCTGACCGCAAGAAGGCTTTAAATGAGGCGCACAGGGTATTAAAACCACATGGAAAGTTTATCTGCTTAGAATTTGCCCCTATGCACTATCAAAATGAGATATTTACCAAACTTTATGACTTATATTCATTTAAAGTAATTCCTCAAATTGGCAGCATAGTTGCTAAAGACAAGAGTTCTTATGAATATTTAGTGAAGAGCATCAGAGAATTTCCAACTCAGGCTGATTTTAAAATGGAGATTGAAGAGGTAGGTTTTAAGAATGTTGAGTTTCATAATATGAGCTATGGAATAGTGGCATTACACATTGGAACAAAATGA
- the lipA gene encoding lipoyl synthase, translating to MHSKPPWLRAKAPTGEVFNETLNIVKLHNLHTVCEEAACPNIGECWNKRHATVMILGSVCTRACAFCNVATGIPDKLDPHEPENLAKAIKKLNLKHVVITSVDRDDLPDGGASQFIQCIEEIRKITSETTIEILTPDFLNKKGAFEAIAVASPDVYNHNIETVPRLYAKIRPRARYFHSLYLLKMVKQINPKVFTKSGLMVGLGETKEEILQVMDDLRSAEVDFITIGQYLQPTPKHAKLDRYVTPEEFEHYKYIAYSKGFLVVASSPLTRSSYHAEEDFNRLKACR from the coding sequence ATGCATAGCAAACCTCCATGGCTCAGAGCAAAAGCTCCGACCGGTGAAGTATTCAATGAAACTTTAAACATCGTTAAACTGCATAACTTACATACGGTATGTGAAGAAGCTGCATGTCCAAATATTGGTGAATGTTGGAATAAACGTCATGCTACTGTGATGATTCTTGGTTCTGTTTGCACTCGTGCTTGTGCATTTTGCAACGTTGCAACTGGCATTCCTGATAAACTAGACCCTCATGAACCAGAAAATTTAGCAAAAGCAATAAAAAAGTTAAACTTAAAACATGTTGTCATTACCTCTGTTGATCGTGATGATTTACCAGATGGTGGCGCAAGTCAGTTTATACAGTGCATAGAAGAGATTAGAAAGATAACTTCAGAAACAACAATAGAGATTTTAACTCCTGATTTTTTAAATAAGAAAGGAGCATTTGAAGCAATTGCTGTTGCATCACCTGATGTCTATAACCACAATATTGAAACAGTGCCGAGATTGTATGCAAAAATAAGACCACGAGCTCGCTATTTTCATTCACTATATTTGTTGAAGATGGTAAAGCAGATTAATCCTAAAGTTTTCACAAAGTCAGGGCTTATGGTTGGTCTTGGAGAAACAAAAGAGGAAATACTTCAGGTTATGGACGATCTGCGCAGTGCTGAGGTTGATTTTATTACAATTGGTCAATATCTACAACCAACTCCAAAACATGCAAAACTTGATAGATATGTCACTCCAGAGGAATTTGAGCATTATAAATACATTGCTTACTCCAAAGGTTTCTTAGTGGTTGCATCAAGCCCACTCACTCGGTCATCATACCACGCCGAAGAAGATTTTAACAGGCTCAAGGCCTGTCGTTGA